Proteins from one Fragaria vesca subsp. vesca linkage group LG6, FraVesHawaii_1.0, whole genome shotgun sequence genomic window:
- the LOC101313725 gene encoding cyclic dof factor 2-like has protein sequence MSEARDPAIKLFGKTIPLPEAPPSLSDSAAAVVEKVAAPDLGDRVASSSNSSSPGGEEVNDGRDGGEEKEEVNNGGDDEESLGEKAVQNKEEDEVLPFCSEELTNPDEASRVGESPKAPVDKETAALKTLKAEEEQSETSNSQEKTLKKPDKIIPCPRCNSMDTKFCYYNNYNVNQPRHFCKNCQRYWTAGGTMRNVPVGAGRRKNKNTPSQYRHITVSEALPNGRPDVLNGVHHPSLQSNGTVLTFCADTPLCESMTSVLQLADKNVQNCTPNGFHKPEGLIIPAYGGGNGDDHSNRSTVTDSNSKEETSKPGPQEPVMQNYPGYPPQIPCFPGAPWPYLWNPAQWSSPVSPPAFCPPGYPMPFYPAAAYWGCAVQGTWNMPWVPQPSSPNQTAPSSGSNSPTLGKHSRDENPVKQTSSEEEETPKEKNAERCLWIPKTLRIDDPGEAARSSIWATLGIKNDKADSISSGGLFKAFRSKGDEKNHIAEASPVLQANPAALSRSLKFQESS, from the exons ATGTCGGAGGCGAGGGACCCGGCGATCAAGCTTTTCGGGAAGACGATTCCGCTGCCGGAGGCCCCGCCGTCGCTGAGTGATTCGGCGGCGGCGGTGGTTGAGAAAGTCGCGGCTCCGGATCTCGGGGACCGTGTGGCGTCTTCGTCGAACTCGTCGTCGCCTGGTGGAGAGGAAGTCAATGATGGTAGAGACGGCGGAGAAGAGAAGGAGGAGGTCAACAACGGCGGCGACGATGAG GAGTCATTGGGTGAAAAAGCAGTTCAGAATAAAGAGGAAGATGAAGTCCTACCTTTTTGTTCCGAAGAGTTGACAAATCCAGATGAAGCATCAAGAGTAGGTGAAAGTCCTAAAGCACCTGTTGACAAGGAGACTGCTGCGCTCAAAACTTTGAAGGCTGAAGAAGAACAGAGCGAAACAAGTAATTCACAAGAAAAGACCCTGAAGAAGCCGGACAAAATTATTCCATGCCCCCGCTGTAATAGCATGGACACCAAGTTCTGTTACTACAACAACTACAATGTCAACCAACCGCGACACTTCTGCAAGAATTGCCAGAGATATTGGACAGCTGGTGGGACTATGAGGAATGTCCCCGTTGGTGCTGGTCGTCGTAAGAATAAGAATACCCCTTCTCAGTATCGTCACATAACTGTCTCTGAAGCACTGCCGAATGGTCGACCTGATGTTCTAAATGGAGTCCACCATCCTTCACTACAATCTAATGGCACTGTCCTGACATTTTGCGCAGACACACCTCTCTGTGAGTCAATGACTTCTGTTCTTCAGCTTGCTGATAAGAATGTACAGAACTGTACTCCAAATGGTTTTCATAAACCCGAGGGATTAATTATTCCAGCTTATGGGGGCGGAAATGGAGATGATCATTCGAATAGGTCTACGGTCACAGATTCAAATTCAAAGGAGGAGACATCCAAACCTGGGCCACAAGAGCCGGTTATGCAGAATTATCCTGGCTACCCACCTCAAATACCATGCTTTCCTGGTGCTCCTTGGCCTTACTTGTGGAACCCGGCTCAATGGAGCTCTCCAGTAAGTCCACCTGCTTTCTGCCCTCCAGGGTATCCTATGCCCTTTTACCCTGCAGCTGCTTATTGGGGTTGTGCTGTACAAGGCACTTGGAACATGCCTTGGGTTCCTCAACCATCTTCTCCAAACCAAACTGCTCCAAGTTCTGGTTCTAATTCTCCGACTTTGGGGAAACATTCGAGGGATGAGAACCCTGTAAAACAAACCAGCTCTGAGGAAGAGGAGACACCAAAAGAAAAGAATGCTGAGAGGTGCCTTTGGATTCCAAAAACATTGAGGATTGATGACCCAGGAGAAGCAGCAAGAAGCTCTATATGGGCAACATTGGGGATTAAGAACGATAAAGCTGATTCGATTAGCAGTGGGGGACTCTTTAAGGCCTTCCGGTCAAAGGGTGATGAAAAGAATCACATAGCAGAAGCCTCTCCGGTCTTGCAAGCCAATCCAGCAGCATTATCTAGGTCACTCAAGTTCCAAGAGAGCTCATAA